Genomic window (Nitrosophilus kaiyonis):
ACAAAGAAAATATACTGGCCACTTAAATATAGCAATAAATATAGATGGAAAGAGGGAGAATATAGATTTAGAGCAACTGTTCATATACTACAAACAAATTTTACTGCAGCCCAGGTTTCATCAATCGAGAAAAATATAAATAACAATAAAAAAGATTTTATTGTAAAAGTATTAGGTGAAGATAAGAGTGATTTAACAATAAGTAATATAAAACTTTCAAAAAAGATATGCTCTGGTGATTTAATAAGAAAAAGTGGAAAAATTTTAGTAACTATAAAAAATATAGGTAAAAAAGATGCTCCTGCTACTACATTAAAAGTTTCTTGTATTAATTTAGCTTCAAGTGGAGCCGTAACAAGTTTAAGTGCAAACTTTTCTGGGATTTGTCCAGACTTTTTAAAAGGAATGGCAAAAATACCTTCTATTAAATCTGGACATAGTTATATTTTAAAATGGCCTTATAATAAGAATAAAAAATGGAGAAAGGGTAAATATAAACTAGAGTTTTTTGTTGATGATAGAAATAGAATCAAAGAATCTAAAGAAGACAATAATAAAAAATATTTTATTTTAGAAGTAAAAGAGTGTAAACCAAAACTATCTATGGTGACAAAACCTACTTTAAAAGTTCCTAAATTTAAGAAAAAGATTATATTTGACAAAATTTTTCCATCATATTGGTATTCAGGCAAAAAATATGAAATTATAGTCAGAGGAAAAGGATTTAGTAAAAATTTAGATTTTAAATTTGATAAAAAATTTATAAAAATCATTTCAAAAAAATATATAAATAGTAATATGTATAAATTAACAATAAATATATCTGAGAAAATAAAACCTTCAAAAACAAGACTCTATTATAAAGAGATTGCAAAAAATTCAAAATATTTATATACCGGACTTTATGGTTGGTTAAAAGAGAAGAAAAAGCATAAAAAAATAGTTGTACCAAAAATAAAATTGCCGAAAATTTCATATAAAGTTCCCTTTATTAAAGGAAAAATTATATTAGAAAGGCCAAGATTTGGTAAAAGTGGAAGTGGGGATGTGTATCAGGATTTGGGGATACCTAAACTCAATGATAAAACAGTATTTTCATTTAGAGAGCAAAATCCAGGATTAGCTGATTGGTTTGAGCTTCAAATATTAGATAAAAGTGGGAAAGTTTTAGTAAAAAGAGATCTCGGAAAAAATCTATATTATAGAGCCGATCCTGATTTTGTATATGAGGTTTTATCTTTATTGAAACAAAAAGGATTGTTAAAAATTTCTAATATTTTGAAAAAAAGTTCAAAAATCAATACTTCTGCTTTGAAAAATATAAAAAATAATAGTAAAAAGACAAAAATTTCTAAAAAAGAGATAAACTATTTTAAATTAACTCCTCAAAAAAAGAGAAAAAGCTATATAGAAGAGCATAATGATGAGATAAGTTTATATTGGGCAGTAATTGGTAAAAAAAGATTTCCAAAAGATGGAATTGTAAAAATTGGTGATCATGAAAGAAAAATTGTCAGTTATGAAACTGTTTTAGTGGAAGAGTCTGAAAAATGGCCATTAAAAGTTAATGATTTTACAACTGGATTTAGTTGTAGATCAACTAGTAAAGGAAACATAAATATTCAAAATTTAGATCTTGGGCAAGAAGAGCCCGGAAAAGTTTCCACAGTTAATTATGTTGGAGATAGATTTGAACTTTCTGGCGTTTTTGATATATCAGATTCTCCATGGGGTTTTTCAAGACCAAATCAAATATTTACCAATGGTGGAATGATTGATGCAAGTCCTGTCCCAAGAAATATTTTTATTAGCTGGGGGGATGGTACAGTTGAATCATTAGATATGGTGCCATTGGAAAGTTTTGGTACAAGATTTAGGATAAATAATATGATACATCAATATGCAAGTACTGGCAAGAAAAAGATAAAAATTTTTATGTTACCAGAATCAGAAATACAAAATATCAACGTATCAAGTATGGTTTTTGCATACGACTTTTATGAAGGCTCAAAAACAGCCTCATTAAATGCAGTTTCTATGAATAGTAGTTTTGATAATCCTTATTATCAAGTTTTGGGATTAAGCGGAGATTTACCAAAACCAAATGCAGATTTATTAAATATAGCAAAGCATGCCTATATTATATATTGTAATCAAATTGCAATTGAACCACGAAAAGACCTAGTTGCTTCAGGGCCTTTACATTTAGATGATATTTTTATTTATGATTATAACGGTGGAAAGGTAGAAAATGAGAAAAAATATGGTCTTAATATTCAGGAAAATTTAAAAAATACACAAGTAAATATTGAAAAATATGGAACAAAAAACATTAAAATAGAGAAAAAATCTATACAGAAAAAAGTTGATAATAAAAATAACAAAAAAGAGTTTTTATTTAAAACTTCAACTGAAAAAATCAAAAATATTCAAGAATTTGCAAAAGGTATAGAATTAAGTGAATGTGATATATTGCAAGCAAATGCTAAATTAAGATATTATGGAAAAGGAAGTGTTCTTTTTAAATGGAAACTTATTGGTCCAGATGGAAATGAACTTATTTTAGAGAGTAAAAGAGAAGATATAGGGCCATCAAGATTTAGAGAAAATCTAACAAAAGATAATTATAAGATTCCAACACAAGATTCTTATAGCTATTATCCTTTATTATCAAAAGTTTTATATCTTGAAGAGTTTACCAAAAATAGCCAGTATGAATTGGTAGTTGATGCTATTGTTGATCCAATAACAGCTCTTGCTTTATCACAAGAAGAGATGATAAATACTATAAAAGCAATTATTGAAAATATAAATTTGGGTGTAAAATATGCATCAAATAAAATTACTCCAAAAATCTATCTTGCAAAAAAAAGCAAAATATCAAATCCATATATAGCACAAATTAAGCAAAGTGGTGCAAAATTTGGAGTACTTTCACCAAATAAAATTGCTTCGAAAAATATGCCAGTTGTAGCGAGTATTAATAAGGTTTTAGATAAGAGCAATATAGGAAAAGCTCTTGCAAAAATTAAAATACCAAAAAGAAAGCCTTATTATGTAAAATCTGAGCCTTTTAGATTTAGTGTTGTTCCAAATTCAGGGAATAAACCTTGTAAATTAAAGCTAGTAACCAAATCTAATGATATTTTTTGGATAAGAAATATAAGTAATAGTGTAACAGTGTCTCAAGGAAATATTTATAATGGATCAGGAAACCTTATATTAAAAATCAATAGTTCTATTCCTCAAGAGGTGGCTGTTCCGGTTCTTATAAATAATTGGCATGTTGGTGGATCTGATGGTATTACTGTTCAAAGTGGCAAAATAGATACCTCTTTAGATAGTAATTTTGTTGCAGACGGTGTTGAATTTGGATTGAAAAATCTATATTGTGAAGCCAAAAATAGTGATATGCTTTTAACTACAGATATAAAGCTGCAAAATGGGCTTTTGAGAAATATAGGAAGTAGTGATTCTCTTGAATGGAAAAAATTAACTTCACGAGTGGATGAGAATGGGAACTGGCATTATGAATTATCACAAAATAGAGAATTTAGTATAGGCTGGAGTGGATTTAGACTTAAAACTTCAAAAATATATCTTGATTTTGATAAAAATTGGGGAAGAGGTGTATCAAATGAGTGTAGCCAATTTATTGAAAAAGAGTGGACAGGTGTTCATTTAACTGATGCGACAATTTTCCCAAATACTTTTGACCTTGTACAAAGTGGATATACAAAAAATGTTAATAATTGGGGAATATCTGGAAATGGATTATGTGGTAAAGTCCAATTTGGACATTTTAGTACAAATATTAAAAAAGGAAGTATCTCATTTCAATCAATAGAAGCTGAAGCAAAAAATGGTAATTTTTATGCCACATATAAAAATATGGATGTATATGTACCATGGCTTGATACTCATTTAAAAGGTGATGCTAAATTAGTAGATGGAGCAAACAGTAATGAGCCATCTATTGATTTTAAAGGTTTAAGTTCTTCAGATATTGAAAAAGATTATGGAGTTATACATCTAAAAGCTAGCGATCTTGTATTTGGAAGCTATAAAGATATTGGCTGGGGTGTGTGGAGCAATACATATTTTTCACTTTCAACAAAAACTAAAAAAATAGTTAATGAAGCTCCGGTAAATGGACTTGTTTATGGATTTGACGCAAGAGCATATATAACTGGAGAATCAAACACTAAAACTGTATCAATAAGCGGCAAAGCTGAATTTGGTGGTACTGAAGTTGATCTGATTTCTATGGAGATAACATCAAATAAAAGCGGCAAATCTCTTATAGATTTTGTTTTAAATACCAATTTTAATGTATCTGAAGTTTTATCTACAGTTCCTGTTACAGTTAGATACTCTATAAATAATGAAAATGAAAATATTTTCGCGGTAGGTCCAAATGTTGATCCATTTGTAGTTCCAGCAGTTTTCCCAGAAGCAAATCCAAATATGGAATCAAGGATAGCTTTTAATTATGAAAAAGATAGTGGTGAAACATCACAAAATAATCCAGCTAAATATGACCAATATAGTGGAGATGTTGAGTTTGAACTATTTGAAGGTCAGACTATAAGAGCTGCTTTTAGACTGGGATATATAAATCATCGAGATTACTGGATGATAAAAGCAAGTATGCCTTTTGAAGATGGCATAGAGCTAATGAGTCCAGGGCTTATGCTTTATGAAATAAGAGGAGGCCTTGCACACAATTTTCCATTAGATTCATTTAAAAAAGATGGAAGTATTTTTGATATAACACCAAAGATGGATGGAACATATATGTTTTTTGCAGGTGTTGATGTGGGGCATGAACAAAAAAATTTATATTATGCAAAGGGCGATCTTGTAATAAAAATAAATTGGCAGGCAAGATTAGATGCTAGAGCATGGCTGTTAGATTATAAGAGAAAAGGAGATGGAACTTTTCAAGGATATTTGCAATATGCAAATGGAAGCATAGATGGTTCTATTTGGGGAAAACTATCCCTTTTAAAAGGTGCAATTGTAGCTGAAATACCACAAAATGCAGCTGTACTTCATATAAGTCGAGGAGATTGGTACTTTTATTTTGGAAGAAAAGAGGGTCCAAGAGTTAGGATGAAAGTACTAATATCTGAAGCGGACAGCTATCTTGAATTAGAACCTGGTAGATATGCTGTAGGGGCTAGAAATTTTTGGGGATTAAAAGGAAAATATGGAAGAATATATGGAGAATTAGAATCGGGATATGAGATTAGATTTCCTCCACATGTATCTGGATATGGAGAAGGTACACTTTCAGCTCAGATTTGTTGTTGTGAGATATGTATTGGTCCATCATTATCTGCTAGAGTAGAGGCAAGTGCACTTCCAATTCATGCAAAGGCAAGAGCATGTTTTGATTTTGGATGGCCAATAGGTGATATTTGTGGAACATTTAAATTCTAGGAGTTTTTTATGAAAAAAATATTTATAATTTTTATTTTTGCTTTATGTACAACTTTATTGGCTGGGAAAAGTCCATATATATGGGTTTATAGCAATGGATCAGGTAAAATAGATATATTTTGGCTACCTTCAGATATTTGGCCATCTGGTGGATGGAAGCTTGTTAGAGTTACTGATGGAAATAAAAAAATTTTAAAAAATCAATTAAAGCCTTTAACGCTTAAAAAATATATTAATAATATTAGTAAAAATGAGTATGAAAAAATTAAAAAATTTGCAAAAGAGCTTGAAAAAAGAAATTTAAAAAAAGATGAGTTGCAAATTGCAAAAGTTGTAATGGGTGTTAAAGCCGCATCAAATAAATATTTTGGTTATCTTTTGGGACTGAGATATGAAGATATATTAAATACTAAAAAAAGTGTATATTATATAATTTATGCTCTTGATAAAAATGGAAAAGCTATCTCATCTGCTAAGTCAATTAAAGTATCTCCTTTTAAAAAATCTTTACCACCAAAAAGTGTAGAAAATGCAGCTGCTAAAAGTACCCCAAATGGAGTAGAAATCTATTTTAGTAAACCAAAATTGAATAAACAAAATCCAATAATAGGTTATAAAATAAAAAGAATAGATAATGATGGGTCAAGTGAATGGATAACAAAAAATACAAAAATATTATCAAATGATATTTTTTTAAAAAAGCTTCCAGCAGTTTTAGATAAAAACCCTCCTATAGAGACAAAAGTTAAATATGAGATATATAGTGTTGGATTTTTTGAAAATATGAGTAAGCCAGTAGAAATTTCTGTTTATGTAAAAGATTTTACTGCTTTAATGCCGCCTTTGAATTTTTCAGCAGAAGGTAAAAAGGGAAAAGTCATATTGAAGTGGAATAAAAAAGAGAGTGAAAACTGTTTTGGATATCTTATTGAAAGATCAAATATGCAAAAAGGTCCTTTTTTGATTCTTACACCAAAAGGGATAACGAAAGAGAAAAATATTTTTGAAGATAAAAATGTCATAGGAGGAGTATCATATTTTTATAGAATAAGAAGTGTAAATAAAAATGGAGAGATAGGTAATCCTTCAGTTATAAGAGCAGCAACACCTATCTCAAAATCTCCTCCATCTCCTCCAAGAAATTTAAAAGCAAAAGTTGGAAAAACTCTTATTATGTTAAGTTGGGAAAAGCCAAAAAAAGGAGATATTGCAGGATATAAAGTTTATAGAAAATCAAAAGATGCAAAAAAATGGATGCAACTTAATAGTTATTTAATTAAAGATAGATATTTTGAGGATCCTTATGATGTAAATGTATATGGTGAATTTCAATATATGGTTAAATCTGCTGGATATGATTCACAAGAGAGTAAGAAAAGTAATATTATAAAAGTATATATACCAGACCAAGTTCCGCCAAATCCTCCAATTATTACAGATATAAAATCGCAAAATGGAATAATTAAAATATCTTTTAAACCTTCTCCTCCATATGAAGATATAGAAAAGTTTTATCTTATTAGATCAATTGATCCAAATGATCCAGGGTTAGTTATAGGTGATGCAATTGATAAAAAAAGCAGATCCATTGAAGATAAATTTATAAAATATGGACAAAGATATTGGTACTCTATGATTGCAGTGGATAAAGCTGGAAATAGAAGTGATTTAAGTAGAAAATTTAGCATTGTAGCTGAAAATCCACCATTACCAAAACCAGATAAACCAAAATTATCATATAAAGATAAACCTGTTAAACATGTAATTATTTCTATAAAAAAAGTGCCAAGAAGAGCATTTGCTATTATTTTTAAAAGTTTAGATAAGAAAAAATGGGAATATGTAGCTACAACTGATGAAGCTGGAGATATAGTAGATACTAAAGTGATTGGTAATAAAATATATTATAAGATCTATTTTAAATCAGAAAATAATAGTTTAAGTGAGCCATCAAAGATTGCGAAGATAAAAATAGAGTAGATATCGGGATTATCCCGATATCTATTACAGACGAGCTTCGTATCGTCTGAGCATATATAGTCGCTTGAGCATCTTTTTTCTTGCAGCGATTTTTTCCTTTTTTCGTCTTTCAGTTGGCTTTTCGTAAAATCTTCTAGCCCTTGCTTCAGTGACGATTAGGTTTCTATCAACCTGCTTTTTGAAAAGTCTATAAGCTTCCTCAAACGACTGATTTGGTTTAACGAGGATGCCAGGCACCTGACATCACCCCCTTTCTTAATTAAAATGACTGAAATTATAACATAAAAATAAACAAAACAAATCATTAATGGAAAAAAATTATTAATAAAAATTTAATATTTATATAGCTATAATTTCACTAAATAAAATATATAAGGAGGAAGTATGAAAATATTTAAGAGTGCAGCAATTTTAACAATAGGTTTAGCTGTTAGTCTTAGTGCAAGTGATGCTTTAATAAAAAAGGCAAATGAAGCTGGATTGAAACCTATTCCAAAAGAGGTAAATAAGCTTATTAAACTTATTGATAATCCAAAAAATCCATTGACAAAAGAGAAGGTAGAGCTTGGTAGAAAGCTATATTTTGATCCAAGATTATCTAAAAGCGGACTTATTAGTTGTAATACTTGTCACAATTTATCCATTGGTGGAGATGACAATGTGCCAGTGGCAACTGGACATAAATGGAGACACAATCCTCATCATTTAAACTCTCCAACTGTTTATAATGCTGTATTTAATCAAAAACAGTTTTGGGATGGAAGAAGCCCAGATTTAGAAGACCAAGCTACAGGTCCTATTCAAGCAGCACCTGAGATGGATATGCCAAAAGAAGTTGTTGTAAAAGTAGTAAAAAGCATACCAGAATATAAAGAAGCTTTTGAGAAAATTTTTCCAAATGAAGAGATAACAATTAAGACTATCGGAAAAGCAATTGGTGCATTTGAGAGAACTTTAGTTACTCCAAGTAGATATGATGACTTTTTAAATGGAGATGAAAAGGCTCTTAGCAAAGCTGAAAAAGAAGGATTAAAAACTTTTATAGATGTTGGATGTGCAAGTTGCCATAATGGTGTTGGTCTTGGTGGAAGTATGCAGCCATTCCCTGTTGCAGGAAAATATAAATACGCTAATTTAGGTGATTTTAAAGGGGATAAAAATGGTATGGTTAAGGTTCCAACTTTAAGAAATATTCTTGAAACTGCACCATATTTTCATAATGGCGCGACATACGATATTAAAGAGGCAATTGAAATAATGGCTGAAACTCAGCTTGGAAGAAAATTAAGCAAGAAAGAGATAGATTCTATTGCAACATTTTTCAAAGCACTTACTGGTAAAAAACCTGAAATTGAACTTCCAGTATTACCAGTTGAATCTTCAAATACTCCAAAACCAAATTTAGACTAAATTTAGGGGCTTTGCCCCTTTTACCTTCTTTTAATCTTTTATAAGAGAAAATATAAAAAGCAAAAAATTTAAGGCTTTTTATGGAATATCGATATATTGGTAAATCCGGGCTTCGTGTTACTTCTATGGCTCTTGGGACAATGACATTTGGCTCAACAACATCAAAAGATGAAGCTTTTAAAATACTCAATAAAGCATATGACTTTGGTATAAATTTTTATGATACAGCTGAGCTATATCCTGTACCTCCAGATAGCAGATATGCAGGAGTTACAGAAGAGATAGTAGGAGAGTGGTTAAAGACAAAACCAAGAGATAGTATTATACTTGCGACAAAAGTTGCTGGGGCTGCAAGTGGATGGTATGTACCACCAATTAGACATGGACTTACAGCAATTGATAGATTTCATATAAAAAGAGCGATAGAGGGAAGTTTAAAAAGATTAAAAACTGATTATATTGATCTATATCAGATGCATTGGCCAGATGAGGTTGTTCCAATTGAGGAGAGCTTAAGAGCATTTGATGAATTAATAAAAGAGGGAAAAGTTAGATATATAGGTACATCAAATGACACTGCTTATGGACTTACCAAAGCTTTAATGATATCAAAGTATGAAAATTTAGCAAGATTTGAATCGATTCAAAACAATTTTAGTGTGCTTAATCCTAGATTTTTTGATGAGCTTGAAAAGGTTTGCAAAAGAGAAAATGTATCGCTTCTTCCATACTCTCCAATTGCTGGAGGAATTTTAAGCGGAAAATATAATCAAAAATATATTCCAGAAGACGCAAGATTTAGTGATTATATAAAACATCCAAACAGAAGAGTTAGAGTTCATGCAAAAAGATTTTATAATGAAAAAACCTTATCCGCAACGGCTGAGTTTTTAGAGATTGCAAAAAAGTATGATATCCATCCTGTAACCTTAGCGGTAGCTTATTCAAAACATTTTGATTTTGTTGCTTCTACGATAATTGGAGCAAGAAAAGCTGAGCAGTTAGATGATAGTTTGGCTGCAATGGATGTTAAACTAAATCGTGAAATTTTAAAAGATATAGCAAAACTCCAAGAAAAATATCTCTATCCAATGGGGTAAATTATGAAAAAATTTATTTTATTTTTTATATCAGTGTTACTTTTTGCAGATACAAAAATATTTATTTATCCAAAAAATGTTGCATTTATAAAACAAGATAAAAATATTGCATTAGAAGATGGTGTCGGATATATTGAGAATATTCCAAGAAATATAATTTTAGACTCAATCTATTTTGATAAAAATGTTAATTCATTCTATTTCAAAAATGGAAGATTGTATATTAAAACTGAAAAAAGCGATTTTTTGAAAACAAAAATATCTTATTTAACAAAAGGAATTAGCTATAAAATAAGCTATGTAGGAAAATTGGATAAAAAATTACAATTGATTGGATATTGCCAAATATCTAATAATAGTAAAATTTTTTATAATAATGCAGATATTAGCTTTATTGCAGGCGAATTCAATATAAACTTTAAGCTTCCAATTTATATCTATAAAAGAGCAAAAGCTTTAACATATGAAAATATGCCAAATAGAATAGAGGGATATTATAGATATGATTTTCCATTTAAAATAGATTTAGAGCCAAACTCAATAAGAATAAATAAGTTTTTAAATAAAAAAGTAGATTATAAAAAGATATATAGCTTAGAAGTTTTTGATTCTTTATCAAGATTTGGTCAAAAAGTTTTTAAATTTGATCAAATTATATCATTTAATACACCTTTATCTTTACCTGCAGGCGTAATAAGATTTTATAAAGATACTTTTTTGGGAGAAAATTTTATAAAAAATAGTCCAAAAAATAGTTATTTGAATTTAAAAATAGGAAAAGATTTTGATATAAGTTTAAAAAGAGTACAAAAGGAATATAATAAAACAAAAAAATTTGTTTATACTAAGATTAAATTTATCATAAAAAATCCAAAAGACAAAGATATTAATCTACAAATAAAAGATTTTTTTCCAAATTCTAATGCAAAAATAAGAGCCGATATTAAATATAAAAAACTAGATGCAAATACAATAATATATAATGTAAAAGTTCCTAAAAAATCAAAAATAGAATTTACTGCTTCATATAAAGTACTTCAACAAAACATTTGACGATAAAATTCAAAAATATATTGACTTTTATCGCCACTTTTTTGTATACTTCTGTAATAATTATGTGACATAATTAAAATTATTATAAATTATTATAAAGAAGTTATATGGTGTATGCATATTTAAGAGCTCAAAATATTAGATATTCAATTGCTTCTCAAGAAAAAAGTATAGAAGATTTTGCCGCAAAAAAGGGATATAGTATTGAAGAAAAAGAGGTTGAAATCTCTTCATATAATAAACCTCTTGAAGAGAGAGATGATTTTAGAGCTTTTTTGCATTCATTAAATAGTGGTGATAAACTTTTTATTTATGACTTTTCTATTTTTAGTAATCGAGTAGGTGAAATTGTAAAAATATTAAATTGCCTTTTTAAAAGAGGAATTGATATCTATATTAGTAAATATTCTATAAAAATAAATGAAAATACACCTGCAAAAGTTGTAGTTTCTCTTTTAAATGAATTAAGAGAAAGTTTTAAAGAGTATAAAAAGAAAGGTTTAGGAAGACCAAAAGGAAGTATTTCAAAATCAAAATATGATGTTTATAGAAATAAAATTTTGCAACTGCTAAAGGAGGGTAAAAGTGTAAATGAGATATCAAAGCTTTTAAATGTTAGTAGAACTTCACTTAGAGATTATATAATTTCAAGAAATCTAAAAGAGCTTGCTGCTACAGAGGGGAATATTGATAGTGTGGGAGAAATATTTATTATCCCAACTTCAGAATGTAAAATAGAAAAAAATTCAAAAAAAGGATAAATAATGGCAACTGCGACTGCAACTGCTGCGCCTAAAAAAAATAGGGCAAAAGAGTATCTTAAAAACTGGATACCATATAGGTATAAACGTTATGTTTTTTTTGCAATAGTTACTATTGTGGCTTTGGTTCTTCCATGGATAAAGATAAATGGAAATCACTTTTTCTTATTAAATTTTGACCATAAACAGCTTCATCTTTTCTTTGTTAGATTTGATATGCAAGAGCTATATTTAATGCCATTCTTGCTTTGGATTTTGTTTTTTGGGATATTTTTTATTACTACTCTTGGTGGACGTGTTTGGTGTGGATGGAGTTGTCCGCAAACAATTTTTAGAGTAATTTATAGAGATCTATTTGAAACAAAACTTTTACACTTAAGAAAAAGAATATCAAATAAACAGATTGAACCAGATATGAGCAAGCCTGAAAATAAGGCTAAAAAAGTAATTGCAATTTTACTTTGGTCTGTTTTAGCATTTGTTGCTGCAGCTGATTTTATCTGGTATTTTGTTCCACCTGAAGACTTTTTTGCATATATTCAAAATCCTGGCGAACACACAATATTAATGGGATTTTGGATTGGTATAGCTCTATTTTTAATAGCCGATATTGTTTTTATTAAAGAGAATTTTTGTATATATATCTGTCCATATGCAAGAGTTCAGTCAGTTTTATATGATGAAGATACTTTTCAAACAGTATATGATTATAAAAGAGGCGGTAAGATCTATGATGAGCATGGCCATTTAATAGTACATAATAAAAAAGAGTTAAAAGAGCAAAATGAAAATGCTGAATGTACCCTTTGTGAATCCTGTGTTAAGGTTTGTCCAACCCATATAGATATACGAAAAGGTATGCAGCTTGAGTGTATTAACTGTCTTGAATGTGCTGATGCTTGTACAAAAGTTATGGGAGCTTTGGGAAAAGAGTCTTTAGTTAGATGGACAAGTTATCATGCGTTGGAGAGTGGTGAAAAAACAAGGGTATTTAGATTTAGAATAATTG
Coding sequences:
- the ccoG gene encoding cytochrome c oxidase accessory protein CcoG, whose translation is MATATATAAPKKNRAKEYLKNWIPYRYKRYVFFAIVTIVALVLPWIKINGNHFFLLNFDHKQLHLFFVRFDMQELYLMPFLLWILFFGIFFITTLGGRVWCGWSCPQTIFRVIYRDLFETKLLHLRKRISNKQIEPDMSKPENKAKKVIAILLWSVLAFVAAADFIWYFVPPEDFFAYIQNPGEHTILMGFWIGIALFLIADIVFIKENFCIYICPYARVQSVLYDEDTFQTVYDYKRGGKIYDEHGHLIVHNKKELKEQNENAECTLCESCVKVCPTHIDIRKGMQLECINCLECADACTKVMGALGKESLVRWTSYHALESGEKTRVFRFRIIAYIVMLTIAFVALFYMGSKKEHMLLNINRTSQLYKIEPNGVVKNSYIFLFQNTENEKHKYYFEIVDNKDIKIARPKKPFDVIPGKKVKKVVILYTDKVLVKDTHKDTPIPITIKAYAVDDPKKIVVTRKTIFVYPRWDIYQKKIKK
- a CDS encoding recombinase family protein — translated: MVYAYLRAQNIRYSIASQEKSIEDFAAKKGYSIEEKEVEISSYNKPLEERDDFRAFLHSLNSGDKLFIYDFSIFSNRVGEIVKILNCLFKRGIDIYISKYSIKINENTPAKVVVSLLNELRESFKEYKKKGLGRPKGSISKSKYDVYRNKILQLLKEGKSVNEISKLLNVSRTSLRDYIISRNLKELAATEGNIDSVGEIFIIPTSECKIEKNSKKG
- a CDS encoding aldo/keto reductase → MEYRYIGKSGLRVTSMALGTMTFGSTTSKDEAFKILNKAYDFGINFYDTAELYPVPPDSRYAGVTEEIVGEWLKTKPRDSIILATKVAGAASGWYVPPIRHGLTAIDRFHIKRAIEGSLKRLKTDYIDLYQMHWPDEVVPIEESLRAFDELIKEGKVRYIGTSNDTAYGLTKALMISKYENLARFESIQNNFSVLNPRFFDELEKVCKRENVSLLPYSPIAGGILSGKYNQKYIPEDARFSDYIKHPNRRVRVHAKRFYNEKTLSATAEFLEIAKKYDIHPVTLAVAYSKHFDFVASTIIGARKAEQLDDSLAAMDVKLNREILKDIAKLQEKYLYPMG